The Mycobacterium seoulense genomic interval GAGGGGTTGATCCCCCCCGAGTTGCTCGCCGAGTTGGCCGGCGCGGCCACGCTGGTGCCGCTGGTCCACCCCGGCGACGCCCCACCCGAGCCCGGGTATGTGCCCTCTGCGGCGTTGGCCGATTTCGTGCGGTGCCGGGATCTGACCTGCCGCTGGCCGGGCTGTGATCACCCGGCGGTGTCCTGCGACCTCGACCACACCCTCCCCTCTGCTCTGGGTGGGCCCACCCACGCGGGCAACCTCAAATGCTTGTGCCGCACCCATCATCTGGTGAAAACCTTCTGGGGCTGGCAGGACAAACAGCTGCCCGACGGCACCCTGATCTGGACCTCCCCGGCCGGGCACACCTATGTCACCACCCCGGGCAGTGCGCTGCTGTTCCCCAGCCTGAGCCGGGCCGTGGGCGGCATGCCCGCCCCCGAAGCCGACCCCCCGCAGGACTTCTGCGCCGGGCGCACCGCGATGATGCCGCGCCGGCGCCGCACCCGCACCCAGGACCGCGCCACCCGCACCGCCACCGAACGCCGACACAACCGCCAGGCCCGCCAACCCGCCCCGGTCACCACAGCCGACCCCGACCACGACCCCCCGCCCTTCTGACGGCCGGCCGTCGTCGATTTCAAGCGGAAGCGACACCGAAGAGGCGCCACTGCCCGGGCACGCCCTTGAGTGCGTGAGCGCCACGGTCCTCGAACTCGAGTCCTGATCCGATCACGAGGTCGCGCAGCGTGCTGGACACCAGTACGTCGTTCGGCCCCGCCAGCGCGCTCACTCGTGCGCCGATGTGCACCGCGATCCCACCGATGTCGTCACCGCGGACCTCGCACTCGCCGGTGTGCAAACCGGCGCGCACCTCGATGCCCAGCGCGTGCACCGCGTCACGAATCGCCATGGCGCAGCGGATCGCTCGCTGCGGGCCGTCGAACGTCGCGAGAAAGCCGTCGCCGGACGTGTTCACCTCACGGCCACGGAAGCGGTTGAGTTGTGACCGCACGATGGCATCGTGGGCATCGAGCAACGCGCGCCACTCACGGTCGCCCATCGCTACGGCGCGCCGCGTCGAGTCCACGATGTCGGTGAACAGCACGGTGGCGAGAACGCGGTCGTCGGCCACGTCGGGCTGCTCGCCGGTAAGGAACTTGGCGATCTCCTGGAAGGACTCGCGCCATGGTTCGACGACGTGGTAGAAGTTGCGCCCCGGAATCTCAACGAATTTCGCGCCCTCGATGAGATCGGCGACTTCCTTGCCCTTCTCCGGCGGTAGGAACGGATCGTCGCGGTGATGCACCACGAGGGTGGGTACGCGGACGGTCGGAAGGATCGCAAGCGCGCTCACCTCGGAGACGAGCGGCAACATGAGCTCGGCGGTTCGCGGGCTCGCCGCCAGGCGCTCGTGCCGCGCCCAGGCGGCGCGGATTTCCTCGTTCCACGGCATGTCCGGATTGATCAGATGTTCCAATTCGCCGGTTCCCCACAGGACCGGAGCAACAGTGGCGAGTCCATCCATCAGCTCGGTGCGCACTGTCGCGTCTATCGTGCTTTCGAGCAAGACGAGCGCGGTGGTGCGGGACGGATGCGTGGCCGCGAACAACGCCGAGGTAGGGGATGCGCCGGCGTATGTGACCAGAACTGCTTCCGGGATGTCGAGGGCGTCGAGCACCGCGGTGATGCTGTCGGCCCATTGCTCCAAGGTCGGCAGCGCGCCCGGCTCGACCGGATCGGACGCCCCGCTGCCCGGCTGGTCGAAGAGGATCAATCGACCC includes:
- a CDS encoding adenylate/guanylate cyclase domain-containing protein — its product is MFSETRYAMNGDLRVAYRTAGDGERDIVFVPNWFTNCEVFPELPGVRGWMEAMTSLGRLILFDQPGSGASDPVEPGALPTLEQWADSITAVLDALDIPEAVLVTYAGASPTSALFAATHPSRTTALVLLESTIDATVRTELMDGLATVAPVLWGTGELEHLINPDMPWNEEIRAAWARHERLAASPRTAELMLPLVSEVSALAILPTVRVPTLVVHHRDDPFLPPEKGKEVADLIEGAKFVEIPGRNFYHVVEPWRESFQEIAKFLTGEQPDVADDRVLATVLFTDIVDSTRRAVAMGDREWRALLDAHDAIVRSQLNRFRGREVNTSGDGFLATFDGPQRAIRCAMAIRDAVHALGIEVRAGLHTGECEVRGDDIGGIAVHIGARVSALAGPNDVLVSSTLRDLVIGSGLEFEDRGAHALKGVPGQWRLFGVASA